From the genome of Candidatus Saccharimonadales bacterium, one region includes:
- a CDS encoding peroxiredoxin yields MKQPPYEAPNFILPSDDGPRSLGDYKGKWLVLYFYPKDDTPGCTIEACSLRDARDEIVALGAEIVGISRDDAPSHEKFKAKHLLNFTLLTDADHTVMDAYGAWGKKMFGKEGVLRKTFIINPDGIVVKVYGRVTPQGHGEQVAAELKSLQAK; encoded by the coding sequence ATGAAGCAACCACCATATGAAGCTCCCAACTTTATCTTGCCAAGCGATGACGGCCCTCGTAGCCTTGGTGATTACAAAGGTAAATGGCTCGTCCTTTACTTTTATCCCAAAGACGATACACCAGGTTGTACGATTGAGGCCTGTAGTCTGCGGGATGCGCGTGATGAAATTGTGGCATTAGGAGCAGAAATTGTCGGCATTTCACGCGATGACGCACCGAGTCATGAAAAGTTCAAGGCAAAGCATTTGCTTAACTTTACGCTCCTCACGGACGCTGACCACACGGTGATGGATGCGTACGGAGCCTGGGGCAAAAAAATGTTCGGCAAAGAAGGGGTTTTAAGAAAGACCTTCATTATTAATCCGGATGGAATCGTTGTGAAGGTGTACGGAAGGGTCACTCCCCAAGGTCATGGTGAGCAAGTAGCTGCCGAGTTGAAGTCGCTCCAGGCGAAGTAG
- a CDS encoding ATP-dependent Clp protease ATP-binding subunit: MESVVFRYDSQRAKYARLAKTLGGPWQVLLILFAVLFLLGGGALLSIDMPIGWLIIGVAALPYMTYEWYAHYLKKIPVASSPKTIDDQLSSDVLGLLPKNPTPRDIATAVGSVTGGQFFGARFGVTSRLLQELASDDPSLTSSIWEEALRVKEMTNSGEVTASMLLLAVVKAFPQHEGILAHLKIDYDDLLNGVRWQEHIYTLISEHSKPKRTGGIARDWSFGYIPLLMRFGINISEQISRSGLLSTKLEAHSQALDQLITTFSAAGRQNAVLVGGQGVGKTTIVYAFAEKLLDASSKLPASLKFRQVFILDSAALIAAAPGRGEVENLIMKVLGEAYNAKNIIICLDNAQLFFEEGVGSVDLTNVLLPILEAGNLRMILTMDEQRFLQIGQRNAALINALNRITIGPATKDETIAAMQDQLITTEFQRKVTYMYQALEESYRLSERYVHDLAMPGRAIKLMETAANYSEDGLVTMNSVQQAIEKTLDIKVGVASGEDEREKLLNLEQHIHERMINQVRAVNVVSDALRRARAGVRNQNRPIGTFLFLGPTGVGKTELAKALADVYFGGEGRMIRLDLNEYVRSEDVSRLIADGADDPASLTAQAMKQPFSVVLLDEIEKAHPNVLTTLLQLLDEGILRDIKNREVSFRDTIVIATSNAGADRIREYIERGYQLEQFEQRFIDELINTNQFRPEFLNRFDEIVVFRPLNKQELVQVVDLILAGINKTLALQKISVHVADDAKLFLVDKGYDPRLGARPMRRVVQRAVENTVAKQMLAGTVAPGSTIEITLAQVQQILMTEQEANQIARGVPPSGQGMA; the protein is encoded by the coding sequence GTGGAAAGTGTAGTTTTTCGGTACGATAGCCAGCGTGCAAAGTATGCGCGGCTGGCAAAAACGCTCGGTGGGCCATGGCAGGTGCTGCTTATTCTCTTTGCCGTATTGTTTTTGCTTGGTGGCGGTGCGCTTCTTTCTATTGACATGCCAATAGGGTGGCTGATCATAGGTGTCGCAGCCCTTCCGTATATGACATATGAATGGTATGCGCACTACCTGAAAAAAATACCCGTAGCATCATCTCCTAAGACGATTGACGATCAATTATCGTCGGATGTGCTTGGTCTTTTGCCAAAAAATCCCACACCCCGAGATATCGCGACTGCCGTTGGCAGTGTGACGGGGGGTCAGTTTTTTGGTGCACGATTTGGAGTAACTTCACGATTGCTACAAGAATTGGCGAGCGATGATCCTTCGCTTACATCTTCCATATGGGAAGAAGCCCTGCGCGTGAAGGAGATGACGAACTCAGGCGAAGTGACTGCGAGCATGTTGCTCCTTGCAGTCGTTAAGGCGTTTCCTCAACACGAAGGTATACTTGCACACCTTAAAATAGATTACGATGACCTTTTGAATGGTGTCCGTTGGCAGGAGCATATATATACCTTAATCTCGGAGCATAGCAAGCCTAAAAGAACAGGGGGTATTGCAAGGGACTGGTCGTTTGGATATATTCCGCTACTAATGCGTTTTGGTATTAATATAAGTGAGCAGATTTCGCGCAGCGGGTTGCTTTCCACTAAACTTGAAGCGCACTCTCAGGCGCTCGATCAACTTATCACTACTTTTTCCGCAGCTGGTCGACAAAACGCTGTATTAGTGGGAGGTCAAGGTGTAGGAAAGACGACCATTGTATATGCATTTGCGGAAAAGCTGCTTGATGCATCGTCGAAGTTGCCGGCCAGTCTGAAATTTCGTCAAGTATTTATCCTTGATTCGGCCGCGCTAATTGCCGCTGCTCCTGGTCGCGGTGAGGTTGAAAATCTCATTATGAAGGTTCTAGGCGAAGCGTATAATGCTAAAAATATCATCATATGTCTTGATAACGCTCAACTTTTCTTTGAAGAAGGTGTCGGTTCGGTTGATCTGACGAACGTGCTTTTACCAATTCTTGAAGCGGGTAATTTGCGTATGATTCTCACGATGGACGAGCAGCGCTTTTTACAAATCGGCCAGCGTAATGCAGCACTTATTAACGCACTGAATCGTATCACGATTGGACCTGCCACAAAGGATGAAACGATTGCCGCAATGCAAGACCAGCTTATAACCACCGAGTTTCAGCGTAAAGTGACTTACATGTATCAAGCTCTTGAAGAATCGTATCGTTTGAGTGAACGGTATGTGCACGATTTAGCAATGCCCGGAAGAGCCATCAAGCTCATGGAAACAGCAGCTAATTATTCTGAAGATGGTCTCGTGACAATGAATTCCGTTCAGCAAGCAATTGAGAAAACACTGGACATAAAGGTGGGTGTGGCGAGCGGTGAAGATGAACGCGAAAAATTGCTCAACCTCGAGCAACATATCCATGAGCGGATGATCAATCAAGTGCGTGCGGTCAATGTGGTAAGTGATGCCTTGCGGCGCGCTCGAGCAGGTGTGCGTAATCAAAACAGACCGATCGGAACGTTCTTATTTCTAGGCCCTACCGGTGTTGGTAAAACTGAACTTGCTAAGGCGCTGGCCGACGTATATTTTGGTGGTGAAGGACGCATGATTCGCCTCGATCTCAACGAATATGTTCGAAGCGAGGACGTCTCTCGCCTTATTGCAGACGGTGCGGATGATCCTGCTAGCCTGACAGCCCAGGCTATGAAGCAGCCTTTTAGCGTCGTGCTGCTTGATGAGATTGAAAAAGCACATCCGAATGTCCTCACGACATTGCTTCAATTGCTTGATGAGGGTATTCTGCGCGATATTAAAAACCGCGAAGTAAGTTTTCGTGACACTATTGTTATTGCCACGAGCAATGCTGGAGCAGATAGGATCCGCGAGTACATTGAGCGTGGCTATCAGCTCGAGCAATTTGAGCAACGATTCATTGATGAGCTCATAAACACCAATCAATTCAGGCCAGAGTTTCTTAACCGCTTTGATGAAATCGTCGTTTTCCGGCCACTCAATAAACAAGAGCTAGTACAGGTTGTTGATCTCATCCTGGCGGGAATCAACAAAACCTTGGCGCTTCAAAAGATAAGCGTTCATGTAGCTGATGATGCGAAGCTCTTTCTTGTCGATAAAGGGTATGACCCTCGTTTAGGCGCGCGTCCGATGCGACGCGTGGTCCAGCGCGCTGTTGAAAATACCGTGGCAAAGCAAATGCTTGCCGGTACCGTTGCACCAGGTAGTACAATAGAGATCACTTTGGCGCAAGTTCAGCAGATCCTCATGACCGAGCAAGAAGCAAACCAGATTGCGAGGGGTGTGCCGCCATCTGGTCAAGGAATGGCGTAA
- a CDS encoding FAD-dependent oxidoreductase, which translates to MLAIKQKFDTFLAGLSMYLLVTLALFLLFGVALTYSFLGVTTFHPIDIIPSLTLFMGISFGASYVFAYLFSVSAHHKSALITGGILFCIFSPTLSVSNLLIYALVAVFAVASKYLLVWRSRHIFNPAAVAAVIISLTGLQGASWWMADASFAVPVTILALIILYKTERLEMGGIFFASYIVTLSIAAIFHHQSVGDLLVVSLAVWWPLFFVGFMVSEPLTLPSRRYQVAIVAIVVAVLAGLHPSFGPIYVTPEIALIVGNIVSFGMTRRVGVKLKLVRRERFAGGQELFEFEPMRKFVFKAGQHLELSLPHAKADLRGERRQFTIASAPESKTIKLTTRYAQKTSTFKAHLKTLKIGQTITAAGVKGDFLLPKDSNKKLLFVAGGIGITPFRAFVESLRLREQSRDIVLIYAVRAEKEVLFKDIFNVKSGVKQIVVAPDAGQNHIRATGITKELLKDAVTDIDSRHVYISGPPPMVAAVASEVTALGAASVTKDSFTGY; encoded by the coding sequence ATGCTCGCCATAAAACAAAAATTTGATACATTTCTTGCAGGTCTTTCAATGTATCTTTTGGTTACCTTGGCGCTGTTTTTGCTTTTTGGCGTTGCGCTCACGTATTCCTTTCTAGGTGTTACCACATTCCATCCCATTGATATCATCCCTAGCCTGACTCTTTTCATGGGAATAAGTTTTGGGGCAAGCTATGTGTTTGCCTATTTGTTCAGTGTCTCGGCACACCATAAATCAGCTCTCATCACCGGGGGTATTTTATTTTGTATCTTCTCCCCTACTTTATCTGTATCTAATCTATTGATATATGCGCTGGTCGCCGTGTTTGCGGTCGCTTCAAAGTATCTGCTTGTATGGCGGAGCAGGCATATTTTTAACCCGGCAGCGGTTGCGGCAGTTATTATTTCACTAACTGGATTGCAAGGAGCGAGCTGGTGGATGGCAGATGCATCATTTGCAGTTCCGGTGACTATCCTGGCGCTCATTATCTTATACAAAACCGAAAGATTGGAAATGGGTGGCATTTTTTTCGCCTCTTACATAGTGACGCTAAGTATTGCCGCCATCTTCCATCATCAGTCGGTGGGGGATCTTCTGGTGGTATCGCTTGCCGTATGGTGGCCGCTCTTCTTTGTTGGGTTCATGGTAAGTGAACCGCTGACATTACCGTCACGTCGCTATCAGGTAGCCATAGTTGCGATAGTCGTAGCTGTTTTAGCTGGCTTACATCCATCATTCGGCCCTATATATGTGACGCCCGAAATCGCACTCATAGTGGGGAATATAGTGAGCTTTGGTATGACACGACGGGTTGGCGTGAAGCTAAAGCTTGTTCGCAGAGAGCGCTTTGCGGGCGGCCAAGAGTTATTTGAATTTGAGCCGATGAGAAAGTTCGTATTTAAAGCTGGTCAGCATCTGGAACTTAGCCTCCCTCATGCTAAGGCGGATTTGCGTGGTGAGCGTCGTCAATTTACAATCGCTTCGGCGCCGGAGTCGAAAACAATTAAACTCACCACTCGCTACGCTCAAAAAACAAGTACGTTTAAAGCACATCTGAAAACTTTGAAGATCGGGCAAACGATAACAGCTGCTGGAGTAAAGGGAGATTTCTTGCTTCCCAAAGATTCAAATAAGAAACTACTTTTTGTTGCGGGAGGTATAGGTATTACACCTTTTCGTGCATTCGTTGAATCACTGCGATTAAGGGAGCAATCGCGTGATATCGTGTTGATATATGCAGTGCGTGCAGAAAAGGAAGTGCTATTTAAGGATATTTTCAATGTGAAGTCAGGCGTAAAACAGATCGTCGTGGCGCCGGATGCCGGTCAAAATCATATCCGGGCCACAGGCATTACCAAAGAGCTATTGAAGGACGCCGTGACAGACATAGATTCACGCCATGTATATATTTCAGGACCGCCACCAATGGTTGCGGCAGTCGCTTCAGAGGTGACGGCACTCGGTGCCGCGAGCGTGACAAAGGATTCATTTACAGGCTATTAG
- a CDS encoding 2'-5' RNA ligase family protein codes for MFSQKYAIIAPLEALEVGTEFPSSGWPLHITLADTFAIKRQETDFDSKLQTLLANQKVVTVTVGDDEFFGPEKQTRVALLIPNEELRALHYTIVHLLKQEGATFNNPEYNEGGFRPHSTVQAHARLNKDERVTISSLCLIDMFPNDDPYQRRVLTKVNLHQ; via the coding sequence ATGTTTAGTCAAAAGTACGCCATCATCGCCCCCTTAGAAGCTCTTGAAGTAGGGACCGAGTTTCCATCGTCCGGCTGGCCGCTTCATATTACGCTTGCTGACACGTTCGCGATCAAGCGGCAAGAAACTGATTTTGATAGTAAGCTTCAAACACTGCTTGCTAATCAGAAAGTAGTCACCGTCACCGTAGGAGATGACGAATTCTTTGGGCCGGAAAAACAAACACGCGTCGCATTGCTTATTCCCAATGAAGAGTTGAGAGCACTTCATTATACTATAGTCCATTTGTTAAAGCAGGAGGGCGCGACATTTAACAACCCTGAATATAACGAAGGTGGCTTCCGCCCTCATTCAACCGTCCAGGCTCATGCTCGGCTGAATAAGGATGAGCGAGTAACAATCAGCTCACTCTGCCTCATCGATATGTTTCCGAACGATGATCCGTATCAGCGTAGAGTGCTTACAAAAGTGAACCTCCACCAATAA
- a CDS encoding alpha/beta fold hydrolase codes for MPLTKKNLSIDNETIACEYELKTKNVVILHGAGMASRVRYYAMAKQLLNKGIGVVLLDFSGHGDSTGNIKELSLKRRQIQASAAIDQILPKKSELYLAGFSMSGQTVCDLLPVYRDRIKAILLGCPGVYTTNVYDLPFGTEAFTESIRQFESWRQSDAFVKLRNFEGKTLLAIGSEDTVILAGVIAKLKESARHVSYHEYAGVDHGLAVWLSDHPEEMKQLINELTQEG; via the coding sequence ATGCCACTTACTAAAAAGAATCTTTCTATCGATAATGAAACTATTGCGTGTGAGTATGAACTTAAGACAAAGAATGTCGTCATTTTGCATGGTGCGGGCATGGCTAGCCGTGTACGCTACTACGCAATGGCCAAGCAATTGTTGAACAAAGGAATAGGAGTCGTCTTACTGGACTTTTCAGGTCATGGTGATAGCACCGGAAATATAAAAGAACTCTCACTCAAACGTCGACAAATTCAAGCAAGCGCCGCTATTGATCAAATTCTTCCAAAGAAGAGTGAGCTCTACTTAGCAGGCTTTAGTATGAGTGGTCAGACAGTGTGTGATCTTTTGCCCGTATATAGAGATCGTATCAAAGCAATTCTGCTGGGCTGTCCTGGGGTTTACACGACAAATGTATATGATTTGCCATTTGGAACGGAAGCTTTTACCGAATCCATTCGTCAGTTTGAAAGTTGGCGCCAAAGTGACGCATTTGTAAAGTTACGAAACTTTGAAGGAAAGACATTATTGGCAATAGGGAGCGAAGATACTGTAATTCTCGCCGGTGTGATAGCCAAACTTAAAGAAAGTGCACGCCATGTGAGCTATCATGAGTATGCTGGGGTTGATCATGGCCTTGCCGTTTGGTTGAGCGATCACCCCGAAGAGATGAAGCAACTCATAAATGAGCTCACTCAAGAAGGCTAG
- the opgC gene encoding OpgC domain-containing protein, whose amino-acid sequence MSEIKSSRILTFDLLRGYFLVAIILDHLAYYPNLLDWWSGRGNLFVSSAEGFFFISGIVLGIVRGGKLIHEPFSVPAKLLLKRGLQLYITAVVLMLFFTFVGWLFLTNPGLKPGIRLPSENIFEIIWGGLTFQYIYGWADYLRLYAVYILASPIALWLLRKNLWYVLLGINVLIWMQFPNSHLETMELSQIYSWQLVFFGGLTVGYYWPQIRQWWTRISLPFRKIIVTATVSLAATTMIVCFLLAYGTDLFGLSPLFKQIFDDLYPTFAKEPLYLPRLLLFVLWFGAAFWFFWRFEKYIVRWAGWLFMSFGTNSLYVYTIQAFLVFFLHLIVPGATSSVWLNFFLAIAGVMMVWLAVKKRFLMKIIPR is encoded by the coding sequence GTGTCTGAAATTAAATCATCCCGTATTCTTACTTTCGACTTACTTCGTGGCTATTTTTTAGTCGCGATTATTCTTGACCATCTTGCATACTACCCGAACTTACTTGATTGGTGGAGTGGCCGTGGTAACCTTTTTGTTTCTTCAGCAGAGGGGTTCTTTTTTATTTCGGGCATTGTTTTGGGCATTGTCCGCGGCGGCAAGCTTATTCATGAACCCTTTAGCGTCCCCGCAAAGCTCCTTCTAAAACGCGGACTTCAGCTATACATCACTGCGGTTGTCCTCATGCTGTTCTTTACATTCGTCGGCTGGCTCTTTCTCACTAATCCAGGCCTTAAGCCCGGGATTCGTCTGCCGAGTGAAAATATATTTGAAATAATATGGGGCGGCCTCACCTTCCAATATATTTATGGCTGGGCAGACTATTTGCGGCTCTATGCGGTATATATCCTTGCCAGCCCCATCGCTTTATGGTTACTTCGGAAGAATCTTTGGTATGTCCTTCTCGGTATTAATGTACTTATATGGATGCAATTTCCAAATAGTCACCTTGAAACCATGGAATTATCTCAAATATATAGTTGGCAGCTGGTATTCTTCGGTGGCCTCACTGTGGGCTATTATTGGCCACAAATCCGGCAATGGTGGACAAGAATCAGCCTACCTTTTCGAAAAATTATCGTCACAGCCACCGTCTCTCTTGCGGCAACAACTATGATAGTTTGCTTTTTGCTGGCGTATGGCACCGATTTATTCGGGCTGAGCCCGCTTTTCAAGCAAATTTTTGATGATCTCTACCCTACATTCGCAAAAGAGCCGCTCTATCTTCCTCGTCTGCTACTATTTGTTTTGTGGTTCGGTGCGGCCTTTTGGTTTTTCTGGCGCTTTGAAAAATATATCGTACGCTGGGCAGGCTGGCTTTTTATGTCTTTTGGCACAAATTCATTATACGTCTATACCATCCAAGCGTTTCTCGTCTTCTTCCTTCACCTCATTGTTCCGGGCGCGACATCGTCGGTTTGGCTTAATTTTTTCCTTGCTATCGCAGGAGTCATGATGGTATGGCTGGCCGTAAAAAAGCGTTTCTTAATGAAAATTATTCCACGCTGA
- a CDS encoding AAA family ATPase has product MASFNPKLIHLNGPAGIGKDTIAKRYTDTHPLALCIRTDEIITTIGDWSSTKNYDPARHLAFDIALSMIATHLKNGHDVIVPHLLTDLDEAEALEKVAQDMNAPFIEILLSTDKNDALDRVFERGTRGEPGAPPLTPDDRDEFEELYDNVYLAADTRVNLFRITSAKGDIDGTYQKVVDAINSVSKTDV; this is encoded by the coding sequence ATGGCATCCTTCAACCCCAAACTCATTCACCTCAATGGACCGGCAGGTATCGGCAAAGATACGATCGCTAAGAGGTATACCGATACCCATCCCCTTGCGTTATGTATCCGAACAGACGAAATTATTACGACCATAGGAGATTGGTCCTCTACTAAAAATTACGATCCTGCCCGTCACCTTGCATTTGATATAGCCTTAAGTATGATTGCCACACATCTCAAAAATGGCCACGATGTCATCGTACCCCATCTTCTCACCGACCTTGATGAGGCTGAAGCGCTAGAAAAAGTTGCCCAGGATATGAATGCACCATTTATAGAGATCCTTCTTTCTACAGACAAAAATGATGCGCTTGATCGTGTATTTGAACGAGGTACCCGAGGTGAACCTGGAGCACCGCCATTAACACCTGATGATCGAGACGAGTTTGAAGAGCTATATGATAACGTTTACTTAGCCGCAGATACACGTGTTAATCTTTTTCGAATTACTTCCGCGAAAGGAGATATCGACGGAACTTATCAAAAAGTCGTGGACGCAATCAATAGCGTAAGCAAGACTGATGTTTAG
- a CDS encoding glutamine amidotransferase translates to MSDKKITIVQIYPKDMNIYGDWGNVLTIKRRLEWHGYEPELIEYNQGDTFPKEADIILGGGGQDSGQDIVQDDLLKIGPVVRQLADRGVPMLVICGLYQLFGKFFKTQDGHIIEGIGLFNIETHAGSERLIGNTIVKSGEFGEIIGYENHSGQTYLAKDVAPLGHIIKGAGNNGQDGTEGARYKNVIGSYLHGSLLPKNPRIADFLVEKAVVRKFGEFTPTVIDDHFAEQARIVALKRPR, encoded by the coding sequence ATGAGCGATAAAAAAATTACTATAGTTCAGATTTATCCCAAGGACATGAACATCTACGGAGACTGGGGCAATGTTCTCACCATTAAAAGGCGGCTTGAGTGGCATGGCTATGAGCCAGAACTTATTGAGTACAACCAGGGTGATACCTTTCCGAAAGAAGCCGACATTATCTTAGGCGGTGGTGGCCAAGATTCTGGGCAAGATATCGTACAGGATGATCTGCTCAAAATTGGCCCGGTAGTACGACAGCTCGCCGATAGAGGCGTTCCTATGCTTGTTATTTGTGGTCTTTATCAGCTTTTTGGAAAATTCTTTAAAACACAGGATGGCCACATTATTGAGGGAATCGGTTTATTTAACATTGAAACGCACGCAGGGAGCGAACGGCTCATCGGAAATACCATTGTAAAAAGCGGCGAATTTGGTGAGATTATCGGCTACGAAAATCACAGCGGACAAACATATCTCGCTAAGGACGTTGCTCCGCTTGGGCATATCATAAAAGGGGCAGGCAATAATGGCCAAGATGGAACGGAAGGCGCACGGTATAAAAATGTCATTGGAAGCTACCTTCATGGGTCACTTTTGCCAAAAAATCCTCGTATCGCAGATTTCCTGGTTGAAAAAGCAGTTGTTCGTAAATTTGGAGAATTCACACCCACCGTTATCGATGATCATTTTGCCGAGCAAGCTCGTATCGTCGCCCTCAAACGTCCAAGGTAA
- a CDS encoding glycosyltransferase family 39 protein, which yields MIKRLLGLFHKTPPWYEQYFMWLVIGAAVIAMVISLGIGLMQSVWFDEAYSILLAKQSVADLIHLTSIDTHPPLYYLLLKVWGSVFGWGEFALRSLSVLFMGGALIIGALLVKRLFGVKAALMTVLFLVLAPFLLRYGFEIRMYSLASFIGILATYVLVVAVDKNTKKSWLLYLTYAVLVALGMLTLYYTVLLWITHLVWLIWLSVNRRESIFKQRWWFAYVGAVVFFLPWLPTFLKQMTNGALAPISQQLTADNMVGIVSFWFLYQPSWQLNGLLSLLLLAVFVVITYILVKAWKVTSNKQKPGFMLLIFYAAVPVMMIALISLARPMYVERYLAHVLIGFGLLLGVAIWLFALKQASKARLLGFGLLAVLFLGLSQLVGSGNYNFQRLQHPQVKQAAGIIDCSKGSLLAADPYVATELSYYMPNCDIHFYSDTADLRGGYAPFANSNLRTSDPEKDFASAKRLTYVYYDKAELTLPHSLYLKEDISFGPLHVSEFSVE from the coding sequence ATGATAAAGCGTCTTTTAGGGTTATTTCACAAAACGCCACCGTGGTACGAACAATATTTTATGTGGCTTGTTATAGGAGCTGCTGTTATAGCGATGGTGATAAGTCTCGGTATCGGCTTGATGCAGAGCGTATGGTTTGATGAAGCATATTCGATTCTGCTTGCCAAGCAGTCCGTGGCGGATTTGATCCATCTTACAAGTATTGATACTCATCCACCTTTATACTATCTTCTGCTGAAGGTATGGGGTAGTGTTTTTGGCTGGGGTGAGTTTGCGCTCCGCTCGCTGAGTGTTCTTTTTATGGGCGGTGCATTGATCATAGGGGCGTTATTGGTGAAGCGCTTGTTTGGCGTAAAAGCCGCACTCATGACGGTGCTGTTTCTTGTTTTAGCACCCTTCCTTTTGCGATACGGATTTGAAATCCGCATGTATTCACTAGCGTCATTTATTGGCATTTTGGCCACATATGTTTTGGTTGTAGCGGTTGATAAAAACACGAAGAAGTCATGGCTGTTGTATCTTACCTATGCTGTTCTTGTTGCGCTCGGGATGCTGACACTTTACTACACCGTGCTCTTGTGGATCACTCACCTCGTATGGCTTATTTGGCTTTCGGTGAACAGAAGGGAATCTATTTTTAAACAGAGGTGGTGGTTTGCGTATGTGGGCGCGGTAGTGTTTTTCCTGCCTTGGCTCCCGACATTTTTAAAGCAGATGACCAACGGGGCACTCGCGCCTATATCGCAGCAATTGACCGCTGATAACATGGTAGGAATCGTTTCGTTTTGGTTTTTATATCAACCATCGTGGCAGTTAAATGGCCTATTGTCTCTTCTGCTTCTGGCCGTCTTTGTTGTGATTACGTATATTCTAGTAAAAGCATGGAAAGTAACTAGCAACAAACAAAAACCTGGCTTTATGTTGCTGATTTTTTATGCAGCTGTACCTGTCATGATGATTGCTTTAATCTCGCTTGCCCGGCCTATGTATGTTGAGCGATACCTTGCTCACGTGCTCATAGGATTCGGCCTTTTATTAGGAGTGGCGATCTGGCTATTTGCTTTAAAACAAGCAAGTAAAGCACGCCTACTTGGATTTGGCTTACTTGCCGTGTTGTTTTTAGGACTTTCACAGCTCGTTGGCTCTGGTAATTATAATTTTCAACGATTGCAACACCCTCAGGTAAAACAAGCAGCAGGTATTATTGATTGCTCCAAGGGTTCTTTGCTTGCTGCTGATCCGTACGTTGCAACAGAGCTGAGCTACTATATGCCAAACTGCGATATTCATTTTTATAGTGATACTGCCGATCTTCGTGGAGGATACGCACCGTTTGCAAATAGTAATTTGAGAACATCAGATCCTGAGAAAGATTTTGCTTCTGCGAAGCGCCTTACTTACGTGTATTACGATAAGGCAGAACTGACTCTTCCACACTCACTGTATTTGAAGGAGGATATTTCGTTTGGTCCACTTCATGTAAGTGAATTCAGCGTGGAATAA
- a CDS encoding MurT ligase domain-containing protein: MSKPYVTLLGKAVRYVARLRGGGSALPGLFVEKIDPNFIKRTLSQLPRGVVVISGTNGKTTTTKIVVELLESQGLKVFTNRTGSNFTRGVAAALLGEVDNYGRLDADIAVLELDEAHAVHFVSTISPKYSLLLNVMRDQLDRFGEIDATAKLLAQIAKKTTGTVVLNREDPRISNIAKLLNTQNVRYFGLASSLTSLFPSDDDMRAQKSNKLNALPEASVTLKTIGDHTATFTVGEKTIEASLKLHGIYNIYNAAAALALVGAIVGKDLDTTTITTRLETIEPAFGRGETLHIGGQPLELVLVKNPSGFRLSLQSFKPNGYSTMIAVNDRYADGRDMSWLWDVDFDSLRESGVAVVSGIRAYEMALRLQYEEVPITKVEPDINEGLREFLTSDSPKRIFCTYTAMLALRRELSKITDVERIS; this comes from the coding sequence ATGTCAAAGCCATATGTTACGCTTTTAGGAAAAGCTGTCCGTTATGTTGCCCGCTTGCGAGGCGGTGGATCCGCTCTACCTGGTCTGTTTGTTGAAAAAATAGATCCCAATTTCATTAAGCGCACATTAAGTCAACTCCCTAGAGGTGTTGTCGTTATCAGTGGTACCAACGGCAAAACCACCACAACCAAGATCGTGGTTGAGCTGCTTGAAAGCCAGGGTCTGAAAGTTTTTACCAATCGAACGGGGAGTAACTTTACCAGAGGTGTCGCCGCAGCGTTATTGGGCGAAGTAGATAATTACGGCAGGCTCGATGCTGATATTGCCGTACTTGAGCTCGACGAGGCCCATGCTGTCCATTTTGTCAGCACGATTTCACCCAAATACAGTTTGCTCCTTAATGTTATGCGCGACCAACTCGACCGTTTCGGCGAAATTGACGCCACCGCCAAATTACTTGCGCAAATCGCCAAAAAAACAACCGGTACTGTCGTTCTAAACCGAGAAGATCCGCGAATAAGCAATATCGCAAAACTCCTCAACACACAAAATGTGCGCTACTTTGGCCTAGCTTCTTCACTTACTTCCCTTTTTCCTAGCGACGATGATATGCGTGCTCAAAAAAGCAACAAATTAAACGCTCTCCCAGAGGCAAGCGTCACACTAAAGACCATAGGCGATCATACAGCCACCTTTACTGTTGGCGAAAAAACGATTGAAGCGTCGCTTAAGCTTCATGGCATTTATAATATCTACAATGCCGCGGCTGCGCTTGCACTTGTTGGTGCAATCGTAGGCAAAGACCTTGATACGACAACAATTACTACGCGGCTCGAGACCATAGAACCCGCGTTCGGAAGAGGCGAAACACTCCATATCGGCGGCCAGCCTCTTGAGCTAGTCCTTGTAAAAAATCCGAGCGGCTTCCGGCTCAGTTTGCAATCTTTCAAACCGAATGGTTACAGCACGATGATCGCCGTAAACGACCGATACGCCGATGGCCGTGATATGTCGTGGCTTTGGGATGTCGACTTTGATTCCCTCCGCGAATCGGGCGTCGCCGTCGTTTCAGGAATCAGGGCATACGAGATGGCTCTTCGACTTCAATATGAAGAAGTTCCTATTACCAAGGTTGAACCGGACATCAATGAAGGCCTCCGCGAGTTTCTCACGAGCGACTCGCCTAAACGAATTTTCTGTACATATACTGCCATGCTCGCTTTGCGGCGCGAATTAAGCAAAATCACCGATGTGGAGCGCATTTCATGA